The following are encoded together in the Bacteroidales bacterium genome:
- a CDS encoding Eco57I restriction-modification methylase domain-containing protein, with amino-acid sequence MQLKEENYQEGFLREIFVQTLGYTINPDENYNLTTEYKNQKDARKADGAILDTRGHVPLAIGVIELKSTKTKDLESIKEQAFSYKNNQPGCRYVITSNFQSLRFYIDDATEYEEFNLFQLAGGVKTDGLTRQFELFYLLLSKESIFNDLPVKLKEETKFHENDISAQLYDDYKRFKDKIFENLVKNNPQYDKLTLFKKSQKLLDRFLFVFFAEDSGLIPPNAISEIIKQWKQLQELDEYKTLYSRFQKLFSHLNKGHTYKKWGEIPAYNGGLFRNDKLLDSTELQIDDEVLEKDSLTLSAYDFNTEVDVNILGHIFEHSLNEIENITAQLRGEEIDKKKTKRKKDGIFYTPKYITKYIVENTVGTLCKEKKDELQISNLLIDDSFRRKATSRGHILLSGKGKKLYNTLDNYKKWLLTLKILDPACGSGAFLNATLDFLIAEHKQTDDLIAELTGDALGLFDTDKAILENNIFGVDINEESVEIAKLSMWLRTAQKGRPLSDLSGNIKCGNSLIDDSEVAGDKAFDWNREFPRIFKKKDKKAWHITFALHNSRYAYGTDGLTRRFEQQPGFITKTYPELSEEEEIILAEELATVAKEYNLNIPECNICADHVHAIIVCEKTELSKLTGKWKGRTAYLYNRRVNPSIDDQKAKYSDGTKEKFWAKSFYPVLINNNEQFNNTVNYIKNNRKKHHLSPATDGLTRQLETMACTTEHAFRPEYTGGFDVVIGNPPYGAELSNKHKEYLENEYKTFEYQVNTYVLFYEKGINLIKNNGLLGYITPATFTYQHYFEKLRKLLQEHKQIAISKYFYEVFEDADIGDSVSWILRKTQNNKSDILLQVCNNEKDAMILPKLEKYTSILNTDSTYRLSDTDINISNLYNNSKSLVEITKVTVGIKAYQKGKGIPKQTENIVKTKIFTSDSKIDNTYIQCVIGKNFSRYSFLQEPTMYLSYGKWLAEPRESAPFFDKEKIILRQTADSLIGHIDNKKRINLNNVYNIGQKNNDYNLKYILSLLNSKLLNFIYQNVSQEKGRTFAEVKKVYLAKLPVKNIDKKAQQPFIEKANQMLSLNKELQTEKNNFLNTLKEEKAVEKITKKLNTFYEFEYEIFKKELSKQKVKLALGNENNEWREYFNTTKQKINDFQNQINQTDKEIDKMVYELYELTEEEIGIVEGSVK; translated from the coding sequence ATGCAACTTAAAGAAGAAAATTACCAAGAAGGATTTTTGCGTGAAATTTTTGTGCAAACATTAGGATATACAATTAATCCCGATGAGAACTATAACTTGACAACTGAATACAAAAATCAAAAAGATGCCCGAAAAGCCGACGGTGCAATTCTTGATACAAGGGGACATGTCCCCTTGGCAATTGGTGTAATAGAACTCAAATCTACTAAAACCAAAGACCTTGAAAGCATAAAAGAACAAGCTTTCAGTTATAAAAATAATCAGCCCGGATGCCGGTATGTAATAACATCAAATTTTCAGAGCTTGCGGTTTTATATAGATGATGCAACCGAGTATGAGGAATTTAATTTATTCCAGTTAGCCGGTGGCGTAAAAACTGACGGGTTAACCCGTCAGTTTGAGTTATTCTATCTTCTTTTGAGCAAAGAAAGCATTTTCAATGATTTGCCGGTTAAACTGAAAGAAGAAACAAAATTTCACGAAAACGACATAAGCGCTCAATTATATGACGATTACAAGCGATTTAAAGATAAAATATTTGAAAACCTTGTAAAAAACAATCCGCAATACGATAAACTTACACTGTTTAAGAAATCGCAGAAACTGTTAGACCGCTTTTTATTTGTATTCTTTGCGGAAGACAGCGGATTAATTCCGCCGAATGCAATTAGTGAAATTATTAAACAATGGAAACAATTACAAGAACTTGATGAATACAAAACTTTATACAGTCGCTTTCAAAAACTGTTTTCACACCTTAACAAAGGACACACGTATAAAAAGTGGGGAGAAATTCCTGCGTACAACGGCGGACTTTTCCGAAACGATAAGCTACTTGACAGTACCGAACTGCAAATTGATGATGAAGTTTTGGAAAAAGACAGCCTTACATTATCAGCTTACGATTTTAATACTGAAGTTGATGTAAATATTCTCGGACATATCTTTGAACATTCACTTAACGAAATTGAAAATATAACAGCTCAATTGCGTGGTGAGGAAATAGACAAAAAGAAAACAAAACGTAAAAAAGACGGAATTTTCTACACCCCGAAATACATTACCAAATACATTGTAGAAAACACAGTAGGCACGCTTTGCAAAGAGAAAAAAGACGAATTACAAATCAGTAATTTACTGATTGATGATAGTTTTCGTCGCAAGGCGACATCAAGGGGACATATCCTCTTGTCGGGAAAAGGGAAAAAGCTGTACAATACTCTGGATAATTATAAAAAATGGTTGCTTACACTTAAAATACTTGACCCGGCATGTGGTTCCGGTGCATTTCTAAATGCAACGCTTGATTTTCTGATTGCAGAACACAAACAAACCGATGATTTAATTGCCGAACTCACAGGCGATGCTCTTGGTTTATTCGATACTGACAAAGCCATTTTGGAAAATAACATTTTTGGTGTTGATATTAACGAAGAAAGCGTTGAAATTGCAAAACTTTCTATGTGGTTGCGTACAGCACAAAAAGGCAGGCCACTTTCCGATTTATCCGGTAATATAAAATGTGGAAATTCACTGATTGACGATTCCGAAGTAGCCGGAGATAAAGCTTTTGATTGGAACAGAGAATTCCCCCGGATATTTAAGAAAAAAGATAAAAAAGCATGGCACATAACATTTGCATTGCATAATTCGCGGTATGCATACGGAACCGACGGGTTAACCCGTCGGTTTGAGCAACAGCCCGGATTTATTACTAAGACATATCCGGAATTATCCGAAGAAGAAGAAATAATACTTGCCGAAGAACTTGCAACAGTTGCAAAAGAATATAATTTGAATATACCGGAATGTAATATTTGTGCCGACCATGTACACGCAATAATTGTTTGTGAAAAAACTGAATTATCAAAACTTACAGGTAAGTGGAAAGGAAGAACTGCATACCTCTATAATCGACGGGTAAACCCGTCGATTGACGACCAAAAAGCAAAATACAGTGACGGAACAAAAGAAAAATTTTGGGCAAAAAGTTTTTATCCGGTATTGATAAACAATAATGAGCAATTCAATAATACAGTAAATTATATAAAAAACAACAGAAAGAAACACCACCTTTCGCCTGCAACTGACGGGTTAACCCGTCAGTTAGAAACTATGGCCTGCACTACAGAACACGCATTCCGACCGGAATATACCGGAGGCTTTGATGTGGTGATTGGGAATCCGCCTTATGGTGCAGAGTTATCAAATAAACATAAAGAATATTTAGAAAATGAGTATAAAACATTTGAATATCAAGTAAATACTTATGTGCTTTTTTATGAAAAAGGTATTAATCTCATAAAAAATAATGGTTTACTTGGTTATATTACGCCGGCAACTTTTACTTATCAACATTACTTTGAAAAATTAAGAAAATTATTACAAGAACATAAACAAATAGCAATAAGTAAATACTTTTATGAAGTATTTGAAGATGCTGATATTGGAGATTCTGTTTCTTGGATATTACGTAAAACACAAAATAACAAATCTGATATTTTGTTGCAAGTTTGTAATAATGAGAAAGATGCAATGATATTACCAAAATTAGAAAAATATACCTCAATTCTTAATACAGACTCAACCTATCGGCTTTCAGATACAGATATTAACATATCAAATTTATATAACAATTCAAAAAGCCTTGTAGAAATAACCAAAGTAACTGTTGGTATAAAAGCCTATCAGAAAGGGAAAGGAATTCCAAAACAAACAGAAAACATTGTCAAAACAAAAATATTTACTTCTGATTCAAAAATTGATAATACTTATATCCAATGTGTTATTGGTAAAAATTTCTCCAGATATTCTTTCTTGCAAGAACCAACAATGTATTTAAGCTATGGCAAATGGTTAGCAGAACCAAGAGAAAGTGCGCCTTTTTTTGACAAAGAAAAAATAATATTAAGACAAACTGCCGATTCGTTAATTGGACATATTGATAATAAAAAACGAATCAATTTGAATAATGTTTACAACATTGGGCAGAAAAACAACGATTACAATTTAAAATATATTTTATCACTTTTGAATAGTAAGTTATTGAATTTTATTTATCAAAATGTTTCACAAGAAAAAGGAAGAACATTTGCAGAGGTAAAAAAAGTTTATTTAGCAAAACTACCTGTTAAAAATATTGATAAAAAAGCCCAACAACCATTCATCGAAAAAGCAAACCAAATGCTTTCTCTAAACAAAGAATTACAAACAGAAAAAAATAACTTCTTAAATACGCTCAAAGAAGAAAAAGCCGTTGAGAAAATTACAAAAAAGTTAAATACTTTTTATGAATTTGAATACGAAATATTCAAAAAGGAATTAAGCAAACAAAAAGTAAAACTTGCTTTGGGAAACGAAAACAATGAATGGCGAGAATATTTCAACACCACAAAACAAAAAATTAATGATTTCCAAAACCAAATAAACCAAACCGATAAAGAAATTGACAAAATGGTATATGAACTGTATGAACTTACGGAGGAGGAGATTGGGATTGTTGAGGGGAGTGTGAAATAA
- a CDS encoding tetratricopeptide repeat protein, translating into MKTKILFLSIFIFSLLIQAATNTVYAQTWKELNIQIAEYNKSGNKIKAIEFAEKAKKQAEKEFGTSHKNYATSCNNLAFLYEATGNHIKAEPLYIEAKKITEKITGKDNSQFATICNNLANLYKASGNYSKAEPLYIEARKIIKKIHGKEHSKYTTITNNLINLYKITKNYSKAEPLLIEVKTIKEKMHGKEHSSYSACCYNLAVLYKNTGYYSKAEQLYIEAKNIDEKNYGKEHKYYIKSCNSLAVLYLITGNYSKAEPLLIEVKTTREKVLGKDHPDYATSCNNLAAFYKNTGNYSKAEQLLIEAKTIIEKVYGKEHSKHALNCNNLAALYNDIGNYFKAEQLYNEAKNIYEKTLKKENPDYAQCCNNLAVLYVIFADSAKTDKERADKYSKAEQLFIKAKAIREKVFGKEHPVYVQSCNSLAGLYENICSSAKTDKEKVDNYSKAEQLYIEAKTIRENILGTENLDYATSCSGLAMLYNVMESYQEAEPLLIETKKIREKFLGKEHPDYIISCNNLAVLYKNMGNSVKTDEERANNYSKAELFYIETKEIRERVLGKEHPDYVETCFSLSELYYVMNNFRKAELLLIETKEIREKIFGKEHPGYAESCSGLARLYYETGNYRKAEPFFIEVKKIREKNLGKKHPDYAKSCINLAELYHIKDNLRKAEHLYIEAKKIIETVHGKEHHSYAANINNLAALYEKTGNYSKAEMLFIEAKEIREKVLEKDHPDYAGSYNNLAGFYYKTGNFKKAESLLIESKDIIEKNIGKNHPNYAVSCNNLGEYYKTTGDYKKAEPLLIESKNITEKNLGKNHPKYARSCNNLGGIYYAAGKYKKTELLFIEAKDILEKVYGKNHTDYAFSCNNLAELYRITGNYQKAEPLFVEAKNIIGKKLGKKHPNYAGSCNNLALLYYGMDNSASTEKERTNAYRKAELLYIEANGIMNFLITESAEFMSEKEREEYLTKKINNSFDFYYSFFLTKQKENIKLAGIIYNNALNIKGQLLKSATAVRKLVLQSGDTALINTYNRMNSYGEILAQQYTLPTANRRLDIKELEEKVNVLEKELIRNSQNFAKGSNFGKVDWQKIQKSLKENETAIEFIHFNYRKDKKKTDSTLYYALILRKEFKYPKAVFLFEQKQLQKIMQHPAGSSEYNYIKNLYDPKSAKADSLYKLVWQPLEQYLNGSKNIYISPSGMLNKVSFDALPYDTARILSDKYKIIYTTSTAEAINTTGLYQKDINSTVLFGGIEYNIEPNEMEKLALKFNLTKTDLTGFENLSGIGNIDSLTRNITWNYLPGSLEETEEIQDVLKKKNISVKFYTRKQGSEEQFKALENDAPSILHISTHGFYFSDDEKSNEYRNMIDKDIKFAHSDNPLLRSGFLLAGGNTAFQGGEISEGVEDGVLTAAEISRLNFFKTKLVVLSACQTGLGDVKGSEGVYGLQRSFKMAGVDYLLFSLWSVPDETTKELMSKFYENWFSGMEIRDAFKKAQNHLKTKYAGVPGAAFAWAAFVLMK; encoded by the coding sequence ATGAAAACAAAAATTCTGTTTCTTTCCATATTTATATTTTCATTGTTAATTCAAGCAGCAACAAACACAGTTTATGCACAAACTTGGAAAGAATTAAACATTCAAATTGCAGAATATAATAAATCCGGAAATAAGATAAAAGCAATTGAATTTGCTGAAAAGGCGAAAAAACAGGCTGAAAAGGAATTTGGTACAAGTCATAAGAATTATGCCACAAGCTGCAATAATCTTGCATTCTTGTATGAAGCTACAGGCAATCATATCAAAGCTGAACCATTATATATTGAAGCAAAAAAAATTACCGAAAAGATAACAGGTAAAGATAATTCTCAATTTGCAACAATATGTAATAACCTTGCAAACTTATACAAAGCTTCAGGTAATTATTCCAAAGCAGAGCCTCTTTATATTGAAGCAAGAAAAATAATTAAAAAAATTCACGGCAAAGAGCATTCTAAATATACAACAATCACTAACAACCTTATAAACTTGTACAAAATCACAAAGAATTATTCAAAAGCTGAACCCCTGTTGATTGAAGTAAAAACGATAAAAGAAAAGATGCACGGAAAAGAACATTCTTCATATTCTGCCTGCTGTTATAATCTTGCTGTATTATATAAAAACACAGGATATTATTCCAAAGCAGAACAACTTTATATTGAGGCAAAAAATATTGATGAAAAGAATTACGGTAAGGAACACAAATATTATATTAAAAGCTGTAACAGTCTGGCTGTTTTATACCTTATTACCGGCAATTACTCCAAAGCTGAACCACTTTTGATTGAAGTAAAAACAACAAGAGAAAAAGTTCTTGGTAAAGATCATCCCGATTATGCAACAAGCTGTAACAACCTTGCCGCATTTTACAAAAACACCGGTAATTATTCGAAAGCTGAACAACTTTTGATTGAAGCAAAAACAATTATTGAAAAAGTTTATGGTAAAGAGCATTCCAAACATGCTCTAAACTGTAATAACCTTGCCGCATTATACAATGATATAGGTAATTATTTCAAAGCCGAACAGCTTTATAATGAAGCAAAAAATATATATGAAAAAACATTGAAAAAAGAAAATCCCGATTATGCACAATGTTGTAACAACCTTGCAGTATTATACGTAATCTTTGCCGATTCTGCTAAAACTGATAAAGAAAGAGCAGACAAGTATTCCAAAGCAGAACAACTTTTTATTAAAGCAAAAGCAATAAGAGAAAAAGTTTTTGGGAAAGAACATCCTGTTTATGTACAAAGCTGTAACAGCCTTGCCGGTTTGTATGAAAATATTTGCAGCTCTGCCAAAACTGACAAAGAAAAAGTCGACAATTATTCCAAAGCTGAACAACTCTATATTGAAGCAAAAACAATAAGAGAAAATATTCTCGGTACAGAGAATCTTGATTATGCAACAAGTTGTTCCGGCCTTGCTATGTTATACAATGTTATGGAAAGCTACCAAGAAGCTGAACCTCTTTTAATTGAAACAAAAAAAATAAGAGAAAAGTTTCTTGGCAAAGAACATCCCGATTATATAATAAGTTGTAACAATCTTGCAGTACTATACAAGAATATGGGTAATTCTGTAAAAACTGATGAAGAAAGGGCAAATAATTATTCTAAAGCAGAACTTTTTTACATAGAAACAAAAGAAATAAGGGAAAGAGTTTTAGGAAAAGAGCATCCCGATTATGTCGAAACCTGTTTCAGTCTTTCAGAATTATACTATGTAATGAACAATTTTCGGAAAGCAGAGCTGCTTTTAATTGAAACAAAAGAAATAAGAGAAAAAATTTTTGGGAAAGAACATCCCGGTTATGCCGAAAGCTGTTCCGGTCTTGCAAGATTATACTATGAGACGGGCAATTACAGAAAAGCTGAGCCCTTTTTTATTGAAGTAAAAAAAATAAGAGAAAAAAATTTGGGGAAAAAGCATCCTGATTATGCTAAAAGTTGCATAAACCTTGCAGAATTATATCATATTAAAGACAATTTACGGAAAGCAGAACACCTTTATATTGAAGCAAAAAAAATAATTGAGACGGTTCACGGAAAAGAACATCATTCATATGCTGCAAACATCAATAATCTTGCAGCATTATACGAAAAAACAGGCAATTATTCAAAAGCCGAAATGCTTTTTATTGAAGCAAAAGAAATAAGAGAAAAAGTTTTAGAAAAAGACCATCCTGATTATGCCGGCAGCTATAACAATCTTGCCGGATTTTACTATAAAACAGGTAATTTTAAAAAAGCTGAATCTCTCTTGATTGAGTCTAAAGATATAATAGAAAAAAATATTGGTAAAAACCATCCTAACTATGCCGTAAGTTGTAATAATCTTGGCGAATACTACAAAACTACAGGAGATTACAAAAAAGCAGAACCTCTCTTGATTGAGTCTAAAAATATAACAGAAAAAAATTTAGGTAAAAACCATCCCAAGTATGCAAGAAGTTGTAACAATCTCGGCGGAATATATTATGCTGCAGGCAAATACAAAAAAACCGAACTGCTTTTTATTGAAGCAAAAGATATACTGGAAAAAGTTTACGGAAAGAATCATACTGATTATGCTTTCAGTTGTAACAATCTTGCCGAATTATATCGAATTACCGGCAATTATCAAAAAGCTGAACCGCTTTTTGTTGAAGCGAAAAATATTATTGGAAAAAAATTAGGAAAAAAACATCCTAATTATGCCGGAAGCTGTAATAATCTTGCATTATTATATTATGGTATGGACAATTCTGCCTCAACAGAAAAAGAAAGAACGAATGCGTACCGAAAAGCAGAGCTGCTTTATATTGAAGCAAACGGAATAATGAATTTTCTCATAACAGAAAGTGCCGAGTTTATGAGCGAAAAAGAAAGGGAAGAATATTTAACAAAAAAAATAAACAACAGCTTTGATTTTTATTATTCCTTTTTTCTGACAAAACAAAAAGAAAATATAAAACTTGCCGGTATTATCTATAATAATGCATTAAATATCAAAGGACAGTTGTTAAAATCGGCAACAGCTGTTCGCAAGCTTGTATTACAAAGTGGTGATACTGCTCTGATAAACACATACAACAGAATGAACAGCTACGGAGAAATACTTGCTCAACAATATACCCTGCCGACTGCAAATCGCCGTCTTGATATAAAAGAATTGGAGGAAAAGGTAAATGTTTTGGAAAAAGAACTTATTCGAAATTCGCAAAACTTTGCCAAAGGTTCAAACTTTGGCAAAGTTGATTGGCAGAAGATCCAAAAATCTCTTAAAGAAAACGAAACTGCAATTGAGTTTATTCATTTTAATTATCGTAAAGATAAAAAAAAGACAGACAGCACTTTATATTATGCTCTTATTTTACGCAAAGAATTTAAATATCCGAAAGCCGTGTTTTTATTTGAACAAAAGCAACTTCAAAAAATAATGCAACACCCTGCAGGGTCAAGCGAATATAATTATATTAAAAACCTTTACGACCCGAAATCAGCAAAAGCCGACAGTCTCTATAAGTTGGTTTGGCAACCTTTAGAGCAGTATCTTAATGGCTCAAAAAATATTTATATTTCGCCTTCGGGTATGTTAAACAAAGTATCGTTTGATGCCTTACCTTATGATACAGCAAGAATCTTATCCGATAAATATAAAATAATTTACACAACAAGTACAGCAGAAGCAATAAACACAACAGGCTTATACCAAAAAGATATCAACAGTACAGTACTGTTCGGTGGTATTGAGTATAATATTGAGCCGAATGAAATGGAAAAACTTGCGTTGAAGTTTAATTTAACGAAAACAGACCTGACAGGTTTTGAAAACCTGTCAGGCATAGGAAATATCGACAGCCTCACACGCAATATAACATGGAATTACCTGCCCGGAAGTTTAGAAGAAACCGAAGAAATTCAGGATGTTTTAAAAAAGAAAAATATCAGTGTAAAATTTTACACCAGAAAGCAAGGAAGCGAAGAACAATTTAAAGCACTTGAAAATGATGCTCCCTCAATATTGCATATCTCAACACACGGCTTTTATTTTAGTGATGACGAAAAAAGTAATGAATACAGAAATATGATTGACAAAGACATAAAATTTGCACATTCAGATAATCCTCTTTTGCGTTCAGGTTTTCTTCTTGCCGGCGGAAATACGGCATTTCAAGGCGGAGAAATTTCTGAAGGAGTTGAAGACGGTGTTCTTACTGCAGCAGAGATATCTCGTCTGAATTTCTTCAAAACCAAACTCGTTGTACTGTCAGCTTGCCAAACCGGATTAGGTGATGTAAAAGGCAGCGAAGGAGTTTACGGTTTGCAACGTTCTTTTAAAATGGCAGGTGTAGATTATTTGTTATTCTCACTTTGGTCTGTTCCCGATGAAACAACAAAAGAACTGATGTCGAAATTTTACGAAAATTGGTTTTCGGGCATGGAAATACGAGATGCTTTCAAAAAAGCCCAAAATCACCTTAAAACAAAATATGCCGGAGTTCCGGGAGCGGCTTTTGCTTGGGCTGCTTTTGTGTTGATGAAGTAA
- a CDS encoding Plug domain-containing protein, translating into MKKLSFLLLFLFPIVANAQLIEVKGTITGNNNNLLPYISVFTFDSKYETISDSEGKFIISIPKKYKELYFKQSESEPMIVELPEAEDNISINVKFGSSNEIEVVVIEADKINATGIISIDAKISEIIPSITGGIESLIKTELGVAGSRNELSSKYSVRGGSFDENLVYVNDIEIYRPQLIRSGQQEGLSFINPQLVADAKFSSGGFEAQYGGKMSSVLDITYKQVRNRELSASVSLLGGSLHYQDITKNKKFSHVSGIRYKTTRYLLNTLETEGFYDPKFMDFQTFWTYYINSKFDINFLANISDNNFHFIPESEETNFGSIQKLYSLSVSFYGQETNRFFSNTESLSFNYHPHKNLNYSLSFSGFNAIESESFDIIGFYSLNELNKDIGSDSAGDSILNLGNGAYMSHARNNLNIIGFNAQHTGYYKTKKHYLNWGLIYKYENFIDKIDEWSLKDSASYSIPFNEEHLTVYENVKTNNSIINNRYTAYIQDKINIDSYLFQYELVGGIRANYSSFSDELLLDPRLAVAARSFDKNNHVLRFSAGIYHQPVFYKEIRTFSGNITENKSAQRSVHFVFGHNFKFKALGRNMRLYSEMYYKILDNIIPFEMDNVRVRYYADTRTSGYVAGIDTKLAGDFVPGIDSWFSLSVLKTEEQVNTTPAGADTSYYIPRPTDQRVTANLFVQDYVPGNKNFKAHLNLVYGTGFPFGQPKNINEKALYRSFPYHRVDLGASAVVIREDKKYNNRFFNMFKSVWFTVEVFNMLDIKNTISYRWVHVVPNTSIAANDVNNNFPIPNNLTGRRFNIKLTIKI; encoded by the coding sequence ATGAAGAAACTAAGCTTCTTATTATTATTTTTATTTCCTATTGTTGCAAATGCCCAACTTATAGAAGTTAAAGGAACCATCACCGGTAACAATAATAATTTACTTCCGTATATCAGTGTGTTTACTTTTGACAGCAAATACGAAACAATTTCTGATTCTGAAGGAAAATTCATAATTAGTATTCCGAAAAAATACAAAGAGCTTTATTTTAAACAATCAGAATCAGAACCAATGATAGTTGAGCTTCCTGAAGCTGAAGATAACATCAGCATTAATGTAAAATTTGGCAGCAGCAATGAAATTGAAGTAGTGGTTATTGAAGCAGATAAAATCAATGCAACAGGTATTATTTCAATAGATGCAAAGATTTCAGAAATCATTCCGTCAATAACAGGAGGTATAGAAAGCCTTATCAAAACTGAATTAGGGGTAGCCGGTTCCAGAAATGAGTTGAGTTCAAAATATTCAGTACGCGGCGGTAGTTTTGACGAAAATTTAGTTTATGTAAACGATATTGAAATTTACCGACCGCAATTAATAAGATCAGGCCAACAAGAAGGTTTAAGCTTTATTAATCCGCAATTGGTTGCTGATGCAAAATTTTCATCCGGAGGTTTTGAAGCACAATACGGCGGAAAAATGTCTTCGGTACTTGACATTACCTACAAACAGGTCAGGAACAGAGAACTTTCTGCATCTGTAAGTTTATTAGGCGGATCATTGCATTATCAGGACATCACAAAAAATAAAAAATTCAGTCATGTATCCGGCATTCGATATAAAACAACAAGATACTTGCTTAACACATTGGAAACAGAGGGATTTTACGATCCAAAATTTATGGATTTTCAAACATTTTGGACATATTATATAAATTCAAAATTTGATATTAACTTTCTGGCAAATATTTCCGATAATAATTTTCATTTTATTCCTGAAAGTGAAGAAACTAATTTCGGCTCAATTCAGAAGTTATATTCATTATCGGTAAGTTTCTACGGACAAGAAACAAATCGTTTCTTTTCCAATACTGAATCATTATCATTCAACTATCATCCTCATAAAAATTTGAATTACTCTTTGAGTTTCTCCGGTTTTAATGCTATAGAGTCAGAATCTTTCGATATTATAGGTTTTTATTCTTTAAATGAATTAAATAAAGATATCGGATCTGACAGTGCCGGCGACAGTATTTTAAACCTCGGAAACGGTGCTTATATGAGTCATGCTCGAAATAATTTGAATATCATAGGTTTCAATGCTCAACATACAGGCTATTATAAAACTAAAAAACATTATTTAAACTGGGGTTTAATTTATAAATACGAAAACTTTATTGATAAAATTGATGAATGGAGTTTAAAAGATTCGGCAAGTTACTCAATTCCTTTCAATGAAGAACATCTTACTGTATATGAAAATGTTAAGACTAATAACAGCATTATCAATAATCGCTATACAGCATATATTCAAGATAAAATAAATATTGATTCTTATTTGTTTCAATACGAATTAGTAGGAGGTATCAGAGCAAATTACAGCAGCTTTTCCGATGAATTGCTTTTAGACCCAAGGCTTGCAGTTGCTGCCAGATCTTTTGACAAGAATAATCATGTACTCCGATTCTCTGCCGGCATCTATCATCAACCGGTTTTCTATAAAGAAATAAGAACATTTTCGGGCAATATAACAGAAAATAAGAGTGCTCAACGATCTGTTCATTTTGTTTTTGGTCATAACTTTAAGTTTAAAGCTCTCGGCCGCAATATGCGATTATATAGCGAGATGTATTATAAAATATTGGATAATATTATCCCGTTTGAAATGGATAATGTACGTGTCAGATATTATGCTGATACAAGAACTTCGGGTTATGTAGCCGGCATTGATACTAAACTCGCAGGTGACTTTGTTCCGGGGATTGATTCTTGGTTCAGCCTTTCTGTTTTAAAGACCGAAGAACAAGTAAATACAACACCTGCAGGAGCAGATACTTCTTATTATATCCCCCGCCCTACCGACCAACGTGTTACAGCCAATTTGTTTGTGCAAGATTATGTACCCGGTAATAAAAATTTTAAAGCACATTTGAATTTGGTTTACGGAACCGGCTTCCCGTTCGGTCAACCTAAAAATATAAACGAGAAAGCTCTTTACCGTTCATTTCCGTATCATCGTGTTGATTTGGGTGCATCAGCAGTAGTGATCAGAGAAGATAAGAAATACAACAATCGTTTTTTTAATATGTTTAAATCAGTTTGGTTTACGGTTGAGGTCTTTAATATGTTAGATATAAAAAATACAATTTCATACCGCTGGGTGCATGTAGTACCTAATACTTCGATTGCTGCCAATGATGTGAACAACAACTTCCCCATTCCCAACAACCTTACAGGGAGGCGATTTAATATTAAACTGACGATAAAGATATAA